A segment of the Vibrio sp. YMD68 genome:
GTCACCCGTAAATACTTCAGCAACGTGGTAAGGTTGAGTTAGGTAACGTTCAATCTTACGAGCACGTGATACAACTTGCTTATCTGCCTCAGAAAGCTCGTCCATACCCAGTATCGCAATGATATCTTTCAACTCTTTGTAACGCTGAAGCGTCTGCTGAACATTTTGCGCAATATCGTAGTGCTCTTGGCCAACAACCAGTGGATCAAGTTGACGAGAAGATGAATCTAACGGGTCAATCGCAGGGTAAAGACCCATAGCTGCGATATTACGGTTAAGTACAACTGTTGCGTCTAAGTGAGCAAACGTTGTTGCAGGAGACGGGTCAGTCAAGTCATCCGCAGGTACGTATACCGCCTGTACAGACGTGATAGAACCAGATTTCGTTGACGTGATACGTTCTTGAAGAACACCCATTTCTTCTGCCAATGTTGGCTGGTAACCTACCGCAGATGGCATACGACCTAGTAGAGCCGAAACCTCTGTACCTGCAAGCGTGTAACGGTAAATGTTATCAATGAACAGAAGTACATCACGACCTTCGTCACGGAAACGTTCTGCCATTGTCAAACCTGTCAGGGCAACACGTAAACGGTTTCCTGGTGGCTCGTTCATTTGACCGTAAACCATTGCTACTTTTGATTCTTCAGGGTTTTCGATGTTTACAACACCTGCTTCCTGCATCTCGTAGTAGAAATCGTTACCTTCACGAGTACGCTCACCAACACCCGCAAATACTGACAGACCAGAGTGCTGCAGTGCGATGTTATTGATAAGCTCCATCATGTTAACGGTTTTACCTACACCAGCACCACCGAATAGACCGATTTTACCACCCTTAGCGAATGGACAAATTAAGTCGATTACCTTAACACCAGTCTCTAGTAGCTCTGTTGCGTTCGATAATTCTTCATAGCTAGGTGCTTGACGGTGGATAGAATAATGTTCTTCCGCACCGATTTCACCACACTCATCAATCGCGTCACCAAGAACGTTCATGATACGACCTAGGGTCTTAGTACCTACTGGAACTGAGATTGGAGCACCAGTATTTTCTACTGTTACGCCGCGACGTAAACCATCTGAGCTACCCATTACGATTGCGCGAATCACGCCACCGCCAAGCTGTTGCTGAACTTCAAGAACTAAACGTTCTTTTGAGTCAGTCACATTCAGAGCATCGTATACGTTTGGAACGTCACTCTGTGGGAACTCTACGTCGACTACTGCTCCGATGATCTGTACGATCTTACCTGTAGCCATCGTTAATCCTCTAAATTTGTTTTACCTAAATTAAACTGCTGCTGCACCTGATACGATTTCAGATAGCTCTTGTGTTATCGCCGTTTGACGGGCTTTGTTGTACACAAG
Coding sequences within it:
- the atpD gene encoding F0F1 ATP synthase subunit beta, producing MATGKIVQIIGAVVDVEFPQSDVPNVYDALNVTDSKERLVLEVQQQLGGGVIRAIVMGSSDGLRRGVTVENTGAPISVPVGTKTLGRIMNVLGDAIDECGEIGAEEHYSIHRQAPSYEELSNATELLETGVKVIDLICPFAKGGKIGLFGGAGVGKTVNMMELINNIALQHSGLSVFAGVGERTREGNDFYYEMQEAGVVNIENPEESKVAMVYGQMNEPPGNRLRVALTGLTMAERFRDEGRDVLLFIDNIYRYTLAGTEVSALLGRMPSAVGYQPTLAEEMGVLQERITSTKSGSITSVQAVYVPADDLTDPSPATTFAHLDATVVLNRNIAAMGLYPAIDPLDSSSRQLDPLVVGQEHYDIAQNVQQTLQRYKELKDIIAILGMDELSEADKQVVSRARKIERYLTQPYHVAEVFTGDPGVYVPLSETLRGFKGLLAGEYDDIPEQAFMYCGTIDDALENAKKL